The following coding sequences lie in one candidate division WOR-3 bacterium genomic window:
- a CDS encoding tetratricopeptide repeat protein, with translation MKLKIYSSGLLLCLLTTAMVYLPFTKSTLHREPRFPADRYFREGMTAFSAGLLSQSEKAFKLSLKYQPHYAPSHYYLAEIYTLQGLREAAKAELIQVMKLDPECAFACYKLGQIFRKEGEYEKAVFFFKKTIALSPGYREAYWDLAQLYLEQGDFVNAERIYQKLKDSESRD, from the coding sequence ATGAAACTAAAGATATACAGCAGCGGACTCTTACTCTGTCTTCTGACGACCGCCATGGTTTATCTTCCTTTTACAAAATCGACTTTACACCGTGAACCCCGTTTTCCTGCAGACCGTTATTTTAGAGAAGGGATGACGGCGTTTTCCGCGGGTTTGTTGTCGCAGTCTGAAAAGGCGTTTAAACTGTCGCTTAAATATCAACCCCATTATGCACCGTCACATTATTATCTGGCAGAGATATATACACTTCAGGGATTACGTGAAGCGGCGAAAGCGGAATTAATCCAGGTGATGAAACTCGATCCGGAATGCGCCTTTGCCTGCTATAAACTCGGTCAGATCTTTCGAAAAGAGGGAGAGTATGAAAAAGCCGTATTCTTCTTTAAAAAGACGATTGCGCTATCTCCCGGGTATCGCGAGGCTTACTGGGATCTGGCTCAATTGTACCTTGAACAGGGTGATTTTGTCAACGCCGAACGGATTTATCAGAAACTCAAGGATTCGGAAAGCAGGGATTAA